Proteins from a single region of Streptomyces sp. HUAS 15-9:
- a CDS encoding TetR/AcrR family transcriptional regulator, with amino-acid sequence MAGAARARKNAPPREEVLAAAMGMIAERGLEKLTMAALGRAVGMSSGHLLYYFHSKDELLLQALEWSEGRLGVERGRLLLRGVPARERLDAYVDLYVPDGHRDPHWTLWLEVWNRSQNADDNARDRQAAIEGAWHRDLVALIAEGISRGEFRPVDADRFAARLRALLDGFSIHVAVGLRGTDREQIMTHVREFIADALLAPGA; translated from the coding sequence ATGGCAGGTGCGGCCCGTGCGCGCAAGAACGCCCCGCCGCGCGAGGAGGTCCTCGCCGCCGCCATGGGCATGATCGCCGAGCGTGGTCTGGAGAAGCTCACCATGGCGGCGCTGGGTCGTGCGGTCGGTATGAGCAGTGGCCATCTTCTGTACTACTTCCACTCCAAGGACGAACTGCTGCTCCAGGCCCTGGAGTGGAGCGAGGGCAGGCTGGGCGTCGAGCGCGGGCGGCTGCTCCTGCGCGGGGTCCCGGCCCGGGAGCGCCTGGACGCCTATGTGGACCTGTACGTTCCCGACGGGCACCGTGACCCGCACTGGACCCTGTGGCTGGAGGTCTGGAACCGCTCGCAGAACGCCGACGACAACGCCCGCGACCGCCAGGCCGCCATCGAGGGCGCCTGGCACCGCGACCTCGTCGCCCTGATCGCGGAGGGCATCTCGCGCGGCGAGTTCCGCCCCGTCGACGCCGACCGCTTCGCCGCCCGGCTGCGCGCCCTGCTCGACGGCTTCTCCATCCATGTCGCGGTCGGGCTGCGCGGCACGGACCGCGAGCAGATCATGACCCATGTGCGCGAGTTCATCGCGGACGCCCTGCTCGCCCCCGGCGCCTGA
- a CDS encoding glycoside hydrolase family 3 protein, giving the protein MRRTALLASAGLLTALLPVASAHAADDPPPVPVDRFEGEVPFASQPAEGIFTWGGDSDDPPTLTLADRTDAPEGAKVLSGTYDISGYGGFTHDYAANQPAHDWSAHKGIRFWWDGQDKGKKIAFEIKDGGAGGEASELWTTSFTDDFTGWKQIEIPFTDFVYRTDYQPVGGIDHVLGLTQMWGYALTLPVGVHGQFAMDEVELYGKADQSLRASVTTDAAVYPVREGDTATVEVTLATTGSAPLDEPVTVAYETAATGSADPGKDYTPVSGTLTFPAGTASGAAQTVRVPTLKDKAAESAEAIPLKLTVTGAKPPAETPQIVVDAHGLPYLNAKLPVRKRVADLLSRMSLAEKAGQMTQAERGAVANGGDIATYGLGSLLSGGGSTPTPNIPEAWAKMIDAFQLRTQATRYQIPLIYGVDAVHGHNNLAGATIMPHNIGIGATRDPQLAQQAGSVTAAEVRATGIPWDFAPCLCVTRDERWGRSYESFGEDPALVESMETIIQGLQGRANGKDLSRNDKVLATAKHFVGDGGTEFGSSTTGSYTIDQGVTKVTRQQLEAVHLAPYETAVDRGIGTVMPSYSSLDILGDGQGPVKMHARADMINGVLKGRMGFDGFVISDWNAIDQLPGDYGSHVRTAVNAGVDMMMVPYSYKDFGAKLVDEVKAGRISEKRVDDAVSRILTQKFRLGLFEHPYADTGGAARIGSPEHRAVARHAAAESQVLLKNDGGVLPLKKSQKVYVAGSNADDIGSQSGGWTLTWQGSSGNITKGTTVLRGLRDAGGSVTYSKDASAPTSGYDVGVVVVGETPYAEGVGDVGNGHDLQLSAADQAAVDKVCAAMKCVVLIVSGRPQLIGDRLGEIDALVASWLPGTEGDGVADVLYGRRPFTGQLPVTWPRSEAQLPINVGDASYDPQFPYGWGLTTRTEVPRGGAKALRALGAAATVAEKKGADGTGRALVAKARLIVQNEIGQRITAAVAKPFAAADHLLLTGRYGQAVRELTAAYRAA; this is encoded by the coding sequence ATGCGAAGAACCGCCCTGCTCGCCTCCGCCGGTCTGCTGACCGCGCTCCTACCGGTCGCGTCGGCCCACGCGGCCGACGATCCCCCGCCCGTCCCCGTCGACCGCTTCGAGGGCGAGGTCCCCTTCGCCTCCCAGCCCGCCGAGGGCATCTTCACCTGGGGCGGCGACAGCGACGACCCGCCCACCCTCACCCTCGCCGACCGCACCGACGCCCCCGAGGGCGCCAAGGTCCTCTCCGGCACGTACGACATCAGCGGCTACGGCGGCTTCACCCACGACTACGCCGCGAACCAGCCCGCCCACGACTGGTCCGCCCACAAGGGCATCCGCTTCTGGTGGGACGGCCAGGACAAGGGGAAGAAGATCGCCTTCGAGATCAAGGACGGTGGCGCGGGCGGCGAGGCCTCCGAGCTCTGGACCACCTCCTTCACCGACGACTTCACCGGCTGGAAGCAGATCGAGATCCCCTTCACCGACTTCGTGTACCGCACGGACTACCAGCCCGTCGGCGGCATCGACCACGTCCTCGGACTGACGCAGATGTGGGGGTACGCCCTCACGCTCCCCGTCGGCGTACACGGGCAATTCGCCATGGACGAAGTCGAGTTGTACGGCAAGGCCGACCAGTCCCTGCGCGCCTCCGTCACCACCGACGCTGCCGTCTACCCGGTCCGCGAGGGCGACACGGCCACCGTCGAGGTCACCCTCGCCACCACCGGCTCCGCCCCTCTCGACGAGCCCGTGACCGTTGCGTACGAGACGGCGGCCACCGGCAGCGCCGACCCCGGCAAGGACTACACCCCGGTCTCCGGCACCCTCACCTTCCCGGCGGGCACGGCCTCCGGCGCCGCGCAGACCGTCCGAGTCCCCACCCTCAAGGACAAGGCGGCCGAGTCCGCCGAGGCGATCCCCCTCAAGCTCACGGTGACCGGCGCCAAACCCCCGGCCGAGACCCCGCAGATCGTCGTCGACGCGCACGGACTGCCGTACCTGAACGCCAAGTTGCCGGTGAGGAAGCGCGTCGCCGATCTGCTCTCCCGTATGTCCCTGGCGGAGAAGGCCGGCCAGATGACCCAGGCCGAGCGCGGTGCCGTGGCGAACGGCGGTGACATCGCCACCTACGGTCTCGGCTCCCTGCTCTCCGGCGGCGGCTCCACCCCCACGCCCAACATCCCCGAGGCCTGGGCGAAGATGATCGACGCCTTCCAGCTGAGGACACAGGCGACCCGCTACCAGATCCCGCTGATCTACGGCGTCGACGCGGTCCACGGCCACAACAACCTGGCCGGCGCCACGATCATGCCGCACAACATCGGCATCGGCGCGACGCGGGATCCTCAACTCGCCCAGCAGGCGGGCTCGGTGACGGCGGCCGAGGTGCGCGCCACCGGCATCCCCTGGGACTTCGCGCCCTGCCTCTGCGTCACCCGTGACGAACGCTGGGGCCGCTCCTACGAGTCCTTCGGCGAGGACCCGGCGCTCGTCGAGTCCATGGAGACGATCATCCAGGGCCTCCAAGGACGCGCGAACGGCAAGGACCTGAGCCGGAACGACAAGGTCCTCGCCACCGCCAAGCACTTCGTCGGCGACGGCGGCACCGAGTTCGGCTCGTCGACCACCGGGTCGTACACGATCGACCAGGGCGTCACCAAGGTCACCCGGCAGCAGCTGGAGGCCGTCCACCTGGCGCCGTACGAGACCGCCGTCGACCGGGGCATCGGCACGGTCATGCCCTCGTACTCCTCGCTCGACATCCTCGGCGACGGACAGGGACCGGTGAAGATGCACGCCCGCGCCGACATGATCAACGGTGTGCTCAAGGGCCGGATGGGCTTCGACGGCTTCGTCATCAGCGACTGGAACGCCATCGACCAACTCCCCGGCGACTACGGGTCCCACGTCCGCACGGCGGTCAACGCGGGCGTCGACATGATGATGGTGCCGTACTCCTACAAGGACTTCGGCGCGAAGCTCGTGGATGAGGTGAAGGCCGGCCGGATCAGCGAGAAGCGCGTCGACGACGCTGTCTCCCGCATCCTCACCCAGAAGTTCCGCCTCGGCCTCTTCGAGCACCCGTACGCCGACACCGGTGGCGCCGCGCGGATCGGCTCGCCGGAGCATCGGGCCGTCGCCCGCCATGCCGCCGCCGAGTCCCAGGTGCTGCTGAAGAACGACGGGGGCGTGCTGCCCCTGAAGAAGTCGCAGAAGGTCTACGTCGCCGGTTCCAATGCCGACGACATCGGCAGCCAGAGCGGCGGCTGGACGCTCACCTGGCAGGGCTCCTCCGGGAACATCACCAAGGGCACGACCGTCCTGCGGGGCCTGCGCGATGCCGGCGGGTCCGTCACCTACTCCAAGGACGCCTCGGCGCCCACGTCCGGCTATGACGTCGGCGTGGTCGTCGTCGGTGAGACCCCGTACGCCGAGGGCGTCGGAGACGTCGGCAACGGCCACGACCTGCAGCTGTCCGCCGCCGACCAGGCCGCCGTGGACAAGGTGTGCGCGGCCATGAAGTGCGTCGTGCTGATCGTCTCCGGGCGGCCGCAGCTGATCGGCGACCGGCTCGGCGAGATAGACGCGCTGGTCGCGTCCTGGCTGCCGGGCACGGAGGGCGACGGCGTGGCCGACGTGCTGTACGGCAGGCGGCCCTTCACCGGGCAGCTCCCCGTGACCTGGCCCCGGTCCGAGGCCCAGCTGCCGATCAACGTCGGCGACGCGTCGTACGACCCGCAGTTCCCCTACGGCTGGGGGCTCACGACCCGGACCGAGGTCCCGCGGGGCGGGGCGAAGGCGCTGCGGGCGCTCGGGGCCGCCGCCACGGTGGCCGAGAAGAAGGGCGCGGACGGCACGGGGCGCGCGCTGGTCGCCAAGGCGCGGCTGATCGTGCAGAACGAGATCGGGCAGCGGATCACCGCGGCGGTGGCGAAACCCTTCGCCGCCGCGGACCATCTGCTGCTGACCGGACGGTACGGACAGGCGGTGCGGGAGCTGACGGCGGCCTATCGGGCGGCCTGA
- a CDS encoding ricin-type beta-trefoil lectin domain protein, which yields MRRTPPTVRLLLAGLLTAAGFTAAVPPAHAAGEQVTAWLTTTDDDAGRHVVRGLQAQTPFAFQSGAGGGGENITVDENTRYQSFTGGGASFTDTAAWLMNGSGALSQSTRDATMRKLFSPTDGIGLSFLRNPMGASDLARYGYTYDDVPAGQSDPSLAKFSIAHDLADVVPLTKQALQLNPSLTVMASPWTAPAWMKDSGSLNGGWLKAEDYGAYASYFVKYLQAYRDQGVDVSYVTPQNEPTCCSGYPSMSWNASGLAYFLKSELLPKLQSAGLKTKVLAHDWNWDVYDSYAARSVDDAAIRNHPNFGGIAWHGYGGDVGKQTSVHDQYPSLDAFGTEHSGGTWIADQQREDMLDIVDYTRNWAKSVTKWSLAVDQNKGPHNGGCGTCTGLITVHNGDGQSGTVDYTVEYYTMGHLTKFVRSGAQRIASTASSSVPNVAWRNPDGSKALIAYNDASAAKTITINWGSQHATYSLPGKTSATFTWSGTQSGGGDRSGAFIGLAGKCLDVAGASSANGTAVQLYDCNGTAAQQWTVAADGSVRALGKCLDVTSGSTADGAKTQLYDCNGTGAQRWSYNSSTGDVVNTAANKCLDVTDNSSANGARAQIWSCTGAANQKWRLQ from the coding sequence ATGCGAAGAACACCTCCCACGGTCCGGCTGCTGTTGGCCGGACTGCTCACCGCGGCGGGCTTCACCGCGGCCGTACCCCCCGCGCACGCGGCCGGCGAGCAGGTCACCGCCTGGCTGACCACCACCGACGACGACGCCGGACGCCATGTGGTCCGCGGGCTCCAGGCGCAGACGCCGTTCGCCTTCCAGTCCGGTGCCGGAGGCGGCGGCGAGAACATCACCGTCGACGAGAACACCCGCTACCAGAGCTTCACCGGGGGCGGCGCGTCCTTCACGGACACCGCGGCCTGGCTGATGAACGGCAGCGGGGCGCTGTCGCAGTCGACCCGGGACGCGACCATGCGGAAGCTGTTCTCGCCGACGGACGGGATCGGGCTGTCGTTCCTGCGCAATCCGATGGGCGCCTCGGATCTGGCGCGGTACGGGTACACGTACGACGACGTGCCGGCCGGGCAGAGCGACCCCTCCCTGGCGAAGTTCTCGATCGCGCACGACCTCGCGGACGTCGTCCCGCTGACGAAGCAGGCGCTCCAGCTGAACCCGTCCCTGACGGTGATGGCCTCGCCCTGGACGGCACCGGCCTGGATGAAGGACAGTGGCTCCCTCAACGGGGGCTGGCTGAAGGCGGAGGACTACGGGGCGTACGCCTCGTACTTCGTGAAGTACCTCCAGGCGTACCGGGACCAGGGCGTCGACGTCTCGTACGTGACCCCGCAGAACGAGCCGACCTGCTGTTCCGGCTACCCGTCGATGAGCTGGAACGCGAGCGGTCTGGCGTACTTCTTGAAGAGCGAGCTGCTGCCGAAGCTCCAGTCGGCGGGGCTGAAGACGAAGGTGCTGGCGCACGACTGGAACTGGGACGTCTACGACTCCTACGCCGCCCGGTCGGTCGACGACGCGGCGATCCGCAACCACCCGAACTTCGGCGGGATCGCCTGGCACGGCTACGGCGGTGACGTCGGCAAGCAGACGTCCGTGCACGACCAGTACCCCTCGCTGGACGCCTTCGGCACCGAGCACTCGGGCGGCACCTGGATCGCCGACCAGCAGCGCGAGGACATGCTCGACATCGTGGACTACACCCGGAACTGGGCGAAGTCGGTGACGAAGTGGTCGCTGGCCGTGGACCAGAACAAGGGCCCGCACAACGGGGGTTGCGGCACCTGCACCGGCCTGATCACCGTGCACAACGGGGACGGGCAGAGCGGGACGGTCGACTACACGGTCGAGTACTACACGATGGGTCACCTGACCAAGTTCGTACGGTCGGGAGCCCAGCGGATCGCCTCGACGGCCTCGTCATCGGTCCCGAACGTGGCCTGGCGCAACCCGGACGGTTCGAAGGCGCTGATCGCCTACAACGACGCGTCCGCCGCGAAGACGATCACGATCAACTGGGGTTCGCAGCACGCGACTTACTCGCTGCCCGGCAAGACGTCGGCCACCTTCACCTGGTCGGGCACGCAGTCGGGCGGGGGCGACAGGTCGGGAGCGTTCATCGGGCTCGCCGGCAAGTGCCTGGACGTGGCGGGCGCGTCGAGCGCCAACGGTACGGCGGTGCAGCTCTACGACTGCAACGGCACCGCGGCCCAGCAGTGGACCGTGGCGGCCGACGGTTCGGTCAGGGCACTGGGCAAGTGCCTCGACGTGACGTCGGGTTCGACCGCCGACGGGGCGAAGACGCAGTTGTACGACTGCAACGGGACCGGTGCACAACGGTGGTCGTACAACTCCTCCACCGGTGATGTCGTGAACACGGCGGCAAACAAGTGCCTCGACGTGACGGACAACTCGTCGGCGAACGGGGCACGGGCACAGATCTGGTCGTGCACCGGGGCCGCCAACCAGAAGTGGCGGTTGCAGTAG
- a CDS encoding agmatine deiminase family protein, translating to MTTPAADGFRMPAEWTPHERTWMAWPSPNPTFDDPDDLAASRTAWASVARTVRRFEPVTVVCGPGQSTEARTLLGPDIDTVERDLDDAWMRDIGPTFLTNSGELAAVDWTFNGWGAQSWARWEHDAKIASYVSDLAGARTYASRLVNEGGAIHVDGEGTVLLTETVQLGPERNPGWSREEVEAEIHAHLGTRKAIWLPCGLTGDYPPHGFGTLGHVDIVAAFARPGVVVAHHQPDPAHPDHEVTREVIGILRAQTDAHGRRLEVVEVPAPTVLEADGHWADYSYINHYLCNDGVVLCAFDDPRDEQAAGIFRRLFPERTVTLVDARTIFSGGGGIHCITQQQPKV from the coding sequence ATGACCACCCCCGCAGCCGACGGCTTCCGCATGCCCGCCGAGTGGACCCCGCACGAGCGCACCTGGATGGCGTGGCCGAGCCCCAACCCCACCTTCGACGACCCGGACGACCTCGCCGCCTCCCGCACCGCCTGGGCGTCGGTGGCCCGCACCGTCCGCCGCTTCGAACCGGTGACGGTCGTGTGCGGCCCCGGACAGTCCACCGAGGCCCGCACGCTCCTCGGCCCGGACATCGACACCGTGGAGCGCGACCTCGACGACGCCTGGATGCGCGACATCGGTCCCACCTTCCTGACCAACAGCGGTGAACTCGCCGCCGTGGACTGGACGTTCAACGGCTGGGGCGCCCAGAGCTGGGCCCGCTGGGAGCACGACGCGAAGATCGCCTCGTACGTCTCCGACCTCGCGGGGGCGCGGACGTACGCCTCGCGGCTGGTCAACGAGGGCGGCGCGATCCATGTCGACGGCGAGGGGACGGTGCTGCTGACGGAGACGGTCCAGCTCGGCCCCGAGCGCAACCCGGGCTGGTCGCGCGAGGAGGTCGAGGCCGAGATCCACGCCCACCTCGGCACCCGCAAGGCGATCTGGCTGCCCTGCGGCCTCACCGGCGACTATCCCCCGCACGGCTTCGGCACCCTCGGCCATGTCGACATCGTCGCCGCGTTCGCCCGCCCCGGCGTCGTGGTCGCCCACCACCAGCCGGACCCGGCACACCCCGACCACGAGGTGACCCGGGAGGTCATCGGCATCCTGCGTGCCCAGACGGACGCGCACGGTCGCCGCCTGGAGGTCGTCGAGGTGCCCGCCCCGACCGTCCTGGAGGCCGACGGCCACTGGGCCGACTACTCCTACATCAACCACTACCTCTGCAACGACGGCGTCGTGCTCTGCGCCTTCGACGACCCGCGCGACGAGCAGGCCGCCGGCATCTTCCGCCGCCTCTTCCCGGAGCGGACGGTGACACTCGTGGACGCCCGTACGATCTTCTCCGGTGGCGGTGGCATCCACTGCATCACTCAGCAGCAGCCCAAGGTCTGA
- the cimA gene encoding citramalate synthase, which translates to MTATSELDDSFHVFDTTLRDGAQREGINLTVADKLAIARHLDDFGVGFIEGGWPGANPRDTEFFARAQQEIDFKNAQLVAFGATRRAGAKAADDPQVKALLESGAPVITLVAKSHDRHVELALRTTLDENLEMVRDTVSYLREQGRQVFVDCEHFFDGYRANPEYAKAVVRAASEAGADVVILCDTNGGMLPAQVQAVVSTVLVDTGARLGIHAQDDTGCAVANTLAAVDAGATHVQCTANGYGERVGNANLFPVVAALELKYGKKVLPEGRLREMTRISHAIAEVVNLTPSTHQPYVGVSAFAHKAGLHASAIKVDPDLYQHIAPEQVGNTMRMLVSDMAGRASVELKGKELGVDLGGDRELVGRVVERVKERELQGYTYEAADASFELLLRAEVEGKPLKYFQVESWRAIVEDRPDGTHANEATVKLWAKSERIVATAEGNGPVNALDRALRVALEKIYPQLAKLDLVDYKVRILEGVHGTQSTTRVLISTSDGTGEWSTVGVAENVIAASWQALEDAYTYGLLRAGVEPAQ; encoded by the coding sequence ATGACCGCAACCAGCGAGCTCGACGATTCGTTCCACGTCTTCGACACCACGCTGCGCGACGGCGCGCAGCGCGAGGGCATCAACCTCACCGTCGCGGACAAGCTCGCCATCGCACGGCACCTGGACGACTTCGGCGTGGGCTTCATCGAGGGCGGCTGGCCCGGGGCCAACCCGCGGGACACCGAGTTCTTCGCCCGCGCCCAGCAGGAGATCGACTTCAAGAACGCCCAGCTGGTCGCCTTCGGCGCCACCCGCCGGGCGGGCGCGAAGGCCGCGGACGACCCGCAGGTCAAGGCGCTGCTGGAGTCCGGCGCCCCGGTGATCACCCTGGTCGCCAAGTCGCACGACCGGCATGTGGAACTGGCGCTGCGCACCACGCTCGACGAGAACCTGGAAATGGTCCGGGACACCGTGTCCTACCTGCGCGAGCAGGGCCGCCAGGTGTTCGTCGACTGCGAGCACTTCTTCGACGGCTACCGGGCGAACCCGGAGTACGCGAAGGCGGTCGTCCGGGCGGCCTCGGAGGCCGGCGCCGACGTGGTCATCCTCTGCGACACCAACGGCGGCATGCTCCCGGCCCAGGTCCAGGCCGTGGTCTCGACGGTCCTCGTGGACACCGGCGCCCGGCTCGGCATCCACGCCCAGGACGACACCGGCTGCGCGGTCGCCAACACCCTCGCGGCGGTGGACGCGGGCGCCACCCATGTGCAGTGCACGGCGAACGGCTACGGCGAGCGCGTCGGCAACGCCAACCTCTTCCCGGTCGTGGCGGCGCTGGAGCTCAAGTACGGCAAGAAGGTCCTGCCGGAGGGCCGGCTCCGCGAGATGACCCGCATCTCGCACGCCATCGCCGAGGTCGTCAACCTCACTCCCTCCACCCATCAGCCGTACGTGGGTGTCTCCGCGTTCGCCCACAAGGCGGGCCTGCACGCCTCCGCGATCAAGGTCGACCCGGACCTGTACCAGCACATCGCCCCCGAGCAGGTCGGCAACACCATGCGGATGCTGGTCTCCGACATGGCGGGCCGCGCCTCGGTCGAGCTCAAGGGCAAGGAGCTCGGCGTCGACCTCGGCGGCGACCGCGAGCTGGTCGGCCGGGTGGTCGAGCGCGTGAAGGAGCGCGAGCTCCAGGGCTACACGTACGAGGCGGCGGACGCCTCCTTCGAACTCCTGCTGCGCGCCGAGGTCGAGGGCAAGCCCCTGAAGTACTTCCAGGTCGAGTCCTGGCGCGCCATCGTCGAGGACCGCCCCGACGGCACCCACGCCAACGAGGCCACGGTCAAGCTCTGGGCCAAGAGCGAGCGCATCGTCGCGACGGCGGAGGGCAACGGCCCGGTCAACGCCCTGGACCGGGCCCTGCGCGTCGCCCTGGAGAAGATCTACCCCCAGCTGGCCAAGCTGGACCTCGTCGACTACAAGGTCCGCATCCTGGAGGGCGTGCACGGCACCCAGTCCACCACCCGGGTCCTGATCTCCACCTCCGACGGCACGGGCGAGTGGTCCACGGTGGGCGTCGCGGAGAACGTCATCGCCGCCTCCTGGCAGGCCCTGGAGGACGCCTACACGTACGGCCTGCTGCGGGCCGGCGTGGAGCCCGCCCAGTGA
- a CDS encoding MarR family winged helix-turn-helix transcriptional regulator → MDDLSEAAHIRRGVVRLNRRLRQERGDGSLSPNQLAVLGHLHRHGPATPGEIAAAERQRPQSLTRVFAELETEGLIAREPGTEDRRRSVLTLTADGRRALERDMADRDAWLATALASLGETERGVLALAGALLERLADLPGPEA, encoded by the coding sequence ATGGATGACCTCTCCGAAGCCGCCCACATCCGACGCGGCGTCGTACGGCTGAACCGTCGGCTGCGTCAGGAGCGCGGGGACGGCAGCCTCAGCCCCAATCAGCTCGCCGTCCTCGGGCATCTGCACCGGCACGGTCCCGCCACCCCCGGAGAGATCGCGGCAGCGGAGCGGCAGCGGCCGCAGTCGCTCACCCGGGTCTTCGCGGAACTGGAGACGGAGGGGCTGATCGCGCGGGAGCCGGGCACGGAGGACCGGCGCCGGTCGGTGCTGACGCTCACGGCCGACGGACGGCGGGCGCTGGAGCGGGACATGGCCGACCGCGACGCCTGGCTGGCCACCGCGCTGGCGTCCCTCGGCGAGACGGAGCGGGGCGTGCTGGCGCTGGCGGGCGCGCTGCTGGAACGGCTGGCCGACCTGCCCGGACCGGAGGCCTGA